From a region of the Etheostoma cragini isolate CJK2018 chromosome 22, CSU_Ecrag_1.0, whole genome shotgun sequence genome:
- the pfkpa gene encoding ATP-dependent 6-phosphofructokinase, platelet type isoform X3 — MAQPDGKKIFFENLSGAGKAIAVLTSGGDAQGMNAAVRAVVRMGLYVGAKVYFIHEGYQGMVDGGENIKEATWESVSSMLQVGGTVIGSARCKEFRSHEGRLKAAHNLVQRGITNLCVIGGDGSLTGANLFREEWSGLLGELAEQGLIDADAVQMYSALHIVGMVGSIDNDFCGTDMTIGTDSALHRIIEVVDAIMTTAQSHQRTFVLEVMGRHCGYLALVSALACGADWVLIPEMPPEDGWEDKMCEKLSATRSRGTRLNIIIVAEGAIDRHGKPITSGIVKDLVVKCLGFDTRVTILGHVQRGGTPSAFDRILASRMGVEAVLALLETTANTPACVVSLCGNQSVRLPLMECVQMTQEVQRAMDGRRFEEAVKLRGRSFENNLKTYKLLAHRKPESELPVSNFNVAVLNVGAPAAGMNAAVRSAVRVGISEGHKMFAVSDGFEGFYKGQIKEIKWADVGGWTGQGGSLLGTKRTLPAKHIDKIAEQMRKHNINALLIVGGFEGFLSLLELLTARGKFDEFCVPMVMVPATVSNNVPGSDLSIGADTALNAITNTCDRIKQSASGTKRRVFIIETMGGYCGYLASVGGLAAGADAAYIYEEPFDIRDLQANVEHLTEKMKTSIQRGLVLRNENCNENYTTDFIYQLYSEEGRGVFDSRKNVLGHMQQGGAPSPFDRNFGTKISAKAMQWISKKLLETFRHDEGRVFANTEESCCLLGMRRRALVFQPVVQLKDETDFVHRIPKEQWWLKLRPLMKILAKYKTTFDVSDSGQLEHVVRNRPKESDASVAM, encoded by the exons GGATGAATGCTGCCGTACGTGCCGTGGTTCGAATGGGGTTATATGTGGGAGCAAAAGTGTATTTCATTCATGAG GGCTATCAGGGTATGGTGGACGGTGGCGAGAACATAAAGGAAGCCACATGGGAAAGTGTCTCCAGCATGCTACAAGTG GGTGGGACTGTGATCGGCAGTGCCCGCTGTAAAGAGTTTCGCAGCCACGAGGGTCGCCTAAAGGCAGCTCACAACCTGGTGCAGCGCGGCATCACCAACCTGTGCGTGATTGGTGGAGACGGAAGCCTTACCGGAGCCAACCTCTTTAGGGAGGAATGGAGTGGGCTGCTGGGGGAGTTGGCGGAGCAAG GCTTGATTGATGCTGATGCTGTGCAGATGTATTCGGCCCTTCACATTGTGGGGATGGTTGGCTCCATTGATAACGACTTTTGTGGAACTGACATGACGATCGGCACTGACTCGGCTCTGCACAGAATCATTGAAGTGGTGGATGCAATTATGACAACTGCACAGAG TCACCAGAGAACATTTGTGTTGGAGGTGATGGGCAGACACTGTGG CTACCTGGCCTTGGTTAGTGCCCTGGCGTGTGGAGCAGACTGGGTGCTGATCCCTGAGATGCCCCCGGAGGACGGCTGGGAGGACAAGATGTGTGAAAAACTATCTGCG ACCCGTTCCAGGGGCACAAGGCTGAACATTATCATAGTTGCAGAGGGAGCCATAGACAGGCATGGGAAGCCCATAACCTCGGGTATAGTCAAGGAT CTTGTTGTCAAATGCCTGGGGTTTGACACACGAGTGACTATCCTAGGGCATGTGCAGAGAGGAGGGACCCCTTCTGCTTTTGACCGCATCCTG GCCAGCCGTATGGGTGTGGAGGCTGTTCTTGCCCTTCTTGAGACCACAGCCAACACGCCAGCCTGCGTGGTCTCTCTGTGCGGTAACCAATCGGTGCGCCTGCCTCTGATGGAGTGTGTACAGATG ACTCAAGAGGTCCAGAGGGCCATGGACGGGAGACGGTTTGAGGAGGCTGTTAAGCTTCGGGGCAG GAGTTTTGAAAACAACCTGAAGACGTACAAACTGCTGGCTCATCGTAAACCAGAATCCGAACTGCCAGTT AGCAACTTCAATGTGGCAGTGCTGAATGTTGGTGCCCCTGCAGCGGGCATGAATGCTGCCGTTCGTTCAGCCGTCAGGGTGGGCATCTCTGAGGGGCACAAGATGTTTGCTGTCAGTGATGGGTTTGAGGGATTCTACAAAGGCCAG ATTAAGGAGATTAAATGGGCTGATGTCGGAGGATGGACGGGACAAGGTGGATCCCTGTTGGGAACCAAAAG AACACTTCCTGCAAAGCATATTGACAAAATTGCTGAGCAGATGCGAAAGCACAATATTAATGCACTCCTAATTGTTGGTGGATTTGAG GGCTTCCTGTCACTGCTGGAATTGTTAACGGCGCGCGGGAAATTTGACGAGTTCTGTGTGCCCATGGTCATGGTCCCAGCCACTGTCTCCAACAATGTGCCGGGCTCAGACCTCAGCATTGGCGCTGACACAGCTCTGAACGCCATCACTAAT ACTTGTGACCGCATCAAGCAGTCGGCCAGTGGGACCAAGAGACGCGTGTTCATCATCGAGACCATGGGAGGCTACTGCGGCTACCTGGCCAGCGTAGGCGGCCTGGCTGCTGGAGCCGATGCTGCCTACATCTACGAGGAGCCATTTGACATCAGAGACTTGCAG GCCAATGTTGAACATTTGACTGAGAAAATGAAGACCAGCATTCAAAGAGGACTGGTCCTCAG gaatgAGAACTGTAATGAAAACTACACTACCGACTTTATCTACCAGCTGTACTCCGAAGAAGGGAGGGGAGTGTTTGACTCCAGGAAGAATGTGCTGGGACACATGCAGCAG GGGGGGGCACCGTCCCCGTTCGACCGTAACTTTGGGACCAAGATCTCTGCCAAGGCGATGCAGTGGATTAGCAAAAAGCTGCTGGAGACATTCAGACACG ACGAag GCCGAGTCTTTGCCAACACCGAGGAGTCCTGCTGTCTGCTGGGGATGCGTCGCAGGGCTCTGGTCTTCCAGCCCGTTGTTCAACTCAAGGACGAGACCGACTTTGT TCACAGGATCCCTAAGGAGCAGTGGTGGTTGAAGCTGCGTCCCCTGATGAAGATCCTCGCCAAGTACAAGACAACCTTCGACGTGTCCGACTCCGGACAGCTGGAGCACGTCGTACGCAACCGGCCTAAAGAGTCCGACGCTTCAGTAGCCATGTGA
- the pfkpa gene encoding ATP-dependent 6-phosphofructokinase, platelet type isoform X6 yields the protein MAQPDGKKIFFENLSGAGKAIAVLTSGGDAQGMNAAVRAVVRMGLYVGAKVYFIHEGYQGMVDGGENIKEATWESVSSMLQVGGTVIGSARCKEFRSHEGRLKAAHNLVQRGITNLCVIGGDGSLTGANLFREEWSGLLGELAEQGLIDADAVQMYSALHIVGMVGSIDNDFCGTDMTIGTDSALHRIIEVVDAIMTTAQSHQRTFVLEVMGRHCGYLALVSALACGADWVLIPEMPPEDGWEDKMCEKLSATRSRGTRLNIIIVAEGAIDRHGKPITSGIVKDLVVKCLGFDTRVTILGHVQRGGTPSAFDRILASRMGVEAVLALLETTANTPACVVSLCGNQSVRLPLMECVQMTQEVQRAMDGRRFEEAVKLRGRSFENNLKTYKLLAHRKPESELPVSNFNVAVLNVGAPAAGMNAAVRSAVRVGISEGHKMFAVSDGFEGFYKGQIKEIKWADVGGWTGQGGSLLGTKRTLPAKHIDKIAEQMRKHNINALLIVGGFEGFLSLLELLTARGKFDEFCVPMVMVPATVSNNVPGSDLSIGADTALNAITNTCDRIKQSASGTKRRVFIIETMGGYCGYLASVGGLAAGADAAYIYEEPFDIRDLQANVEHLTEKMKTSIQRGLVLRNENCNENYTTDFIYQLYSEEGRGVFDSRKNVLGHMQQGGAPSPFDRNFGTKISAKAMQWISKKLLETFRHGRVFANTEESCCLLGMRRRALVFQPVVQLKDETDFVHRIPKEQWWLKLRPLMKILAKYKTTFDVSDSGQLEHVVRNRPKESDASVAM from the exons GGATGAATGCTGCCGTACGTGCCGTGGTTCGAATGGGGTTATATGTGGGAGCAAAAGTGTATTTCATTCATGAG GGCTATCAGGGTATGGTGGACGGTGGCGAGAACATAAAGGAAGCCACATGGGAAAGTGTCTCCAGCATGCTACAAGTG GGTGGGACTGTGATCGGCAGTGCCCGCTGTAAAGAGTTTCGCAGCCACGAGGGTCGCCTAAAGGCAGCTCACAACCTGGTGCAGCGCGGCATCACCAACCTGTGCGTGATTGGTGGAGACGGAAGCCTTACCGGAGCCAACCTCTTTAGGGAGGAATGGAGTGGGCTGCTGGGGGAGTTGGCGGAGCAAG GCTTGATTGATGCTGATGCTGTGCAGATGTATTCGGCCCTTCACATTGTGGGGATGGTTGGCTCCATTGATAACGACTTTTGTGGAACTGACATGACGATCGGCACTGACTCGGCTCTGCACAGAATCATTGAAGTGGTGGATGCAATTATGACAACTGCACAGAG TCACCAGAGAACATTTGTGTTGGAGGTGATGGGCAGACACTGTGG CTACCTGGCCTTGGTTAGTGCCCTGGCGTGTGGAGCAGACTGGGTGCTGATCCCTGAGATGCCCCCGGAGGACGGCTGGGAGGACAAGATGTGTGAAAAACTATCTGCG ACCCGTTCCAGGGGCACAAGGCTGAACATTATCATAGTTGCAGAGGGAGCCATAGACAGGCATGGGAAGCCCATAACCTCGGGTATAGTCAAGGAT CTTGTTGTCAAATGCCTGGGGTTTGACACACGAGTGACTATCCTAGGGCATGTGCAGAGAGGAGGGACCCCTTCTGCTTTTGACCGCATCCTG GCCAGCCGTATGGGTGTGGAGGCTGTTCTTGCCCTTCTTGAGACCACAGCCAACACGCCAGCCTGCGTGGTCTCTCTGTGCGGTAACCAATCGGTGCGCCTGCCTCTGATGGAGTGTGTACAGATG ACTCAAGAGGTCCAGAGGGCCATGGACGGGAGACGGTTTGAGGAGGCTGTTAAGCTTCGGGGCAG GAGTTTTGAAAACAACCTGAAGACGTACAAACTGCTGGCTCATCGTAAACCAGAATCCGAACTGCCAGTT AGCAACTTCAATGTGGCAGTGCTGAATGTTGGTGCCCCTGCAGCGGGCATGAATGCTGCCGTTCGTTCAGCCGTCAGGGTGGGCATCTCTGAGGGGCACAAGATGTTTGCTGTCAGTGATGGGTTTGAGGGATTCTACAAAGGCCAG ATTAAGGAGATTAAATGGGCTGATGTCGGAGGATGGACGGGACAAGGTGGATCCCTGTTGGGAACCAAAAG AACACTTCCTGCAAAGCATATTGACAAAATTGCTGAGCAGATGCGAAAGCACAATATTAATGCACTCCTAATTGTTGGTGGATTTGAG GGCTTCCTGTCACTGCTGGAATTGTTAACGGCGCGCGGGAAATTTGACGAGTTCTGTGTGCCCATGGTCATGGTCCCAGCCACTGTCTCCAACAATGTGCCGGGCTCAGACCTCAGCATTGGCGCTGACACAGCTCTGAACGCCATCACTAAT ACTTGTGACCGCATCAAGCAGTCGGCCAGTGGGACCAAGAGACGCGTGTTCATCATCGAGACCATGGGAGGCTACTGCGGCTACCTGGCCAGCGTAGGCGGCCTGGCTGCTGGAGCCGATGCTGCCTACATCTACGAGGAGCCATTTGACATCAGAGACTTGCAG GCCAATGTTGAACATTTGACTGAGAAAATGAAGACCAGCATTCAAAGAGGACTGGTCCTCAG gaatgAGAACTGTAATGAAAACTACACTACCGACTTTATCTACCAGCTGTACTCCGAAGAAGGGAGGGGAGTGTTTGACTCCAGGAAGAATGTGCTGGGACACATGCAGCAG GGGGGGGCACCGTCCCCGTTCGACCGTAACTTTGGGACCAAGATCTCTGCCAAGGCGATGCAGTGGATTAGCAAAAAGCTGCTGGAGACATTCAGACACG GCCGAGTCTTTGCCAACACCGAGGAGTCCTGCTGTCTGCTGGGGATGCGTCGCAGGGCTCTGGTCTTCCAGCCCGTTGTTCAACTCAAGGACGAGACCGACTTTGT TCACAGGATCCCTAAGGAGCAGTGGTGGTTGAAGCTGCGTCCCCTGATGAAGATCCTCGCCAAGTACAAGACAACCTTCGACGTGTCCGACTCCGGACAGCTGGAGCACGTCGTACGCAACCGGCCTAAAGAGTCCGACGCTTCAGTAGCCATGTGA
- the pfkpa gene encoding ATP-dependent 6-phosphofructokinase, platelet type isoform X9, with amino-acid sequence MAQPDGKKIFFENLSGAGKAIAVLTSGGDAQGMNAAVRAVVRMGLYVGAKVYFIHEGYQGMVDGGENIKEATWESVSSMLQVGGTVIGSARCKEFRSHEGRLKAAHNLVQRGITNLCVIGGDGSLTGANLFREEWSGLLGELAEQGLIDADAVQMYSALHIVGMVGSIDNDFCGTDMTIGTDSALHRIIEVVDAIMTTAQSHQRTFVLEVMGRHCGYLALVSALACGADWVLIPEMPPEDGWEDKMCEKLSATRSRGTRLNIIIVAEGAIDRHGKPITSGIVKDLVVKCLGFDTRVTILGHVQRGGTPSAFDRILASRMGVEAVLALLETTANTPACVVSLCGNQSVRLPLMECVQMTQEVQRAMDGRRFEEAVKLRGRSFENNLKTYKLLAHRKPESELPVSNFNVAVLNVGAPAAGMNAAVRSAVRVGISEGHKMFAVSDGFEGFYKGQIKEIKWADVGGWTGQGGSLLGTKRTLPAKHIDKIAEQMRKHNINALLIVGGFEAFESLLQLYEARSAYEELCIPMCMLPATISNNVPGTDLSIGADTALNAIVETCDRIKQSASGTKRRVFIIETMGGYCGYLASVGGLAAGADAAYIYEEPFDIRDLQANVEHLTEKMKTSIQRGLVLRNENCNENYTTDFIYQLYSEEGRGVFDSRKNVLGHMQQGGAPSPFDRNFGTKISAKAMQWISKKLLETFRHGKAESLPTPRSPAVCWGCVAGLWSSSPLFNSRTRPTLFTGSLRSSGG; translated from the exons GGATGAATGCTGCCGTACGTGCCGTGGTTCGAATGGGGTTATATGTGGGAGCAAAAGTGTATTTCATTCATGAG GGCTATCAGGGTATGGTGGACGGTGGCGAGAACATAAAGGAAGCCACATGGGAAAGTGTCTCCAGCATGCTACAAGTG GGTGGGACTGTGATCGGCAGTGCCCGCTGTAAAGAGTTTCGCAGCCACGAGGGTCGCCTAAAGGCAGCTCACAACCTGGTGCAGCGCGGCATCACCAACCTGTGCGTGATTGGTGGAGACGGAAGCCTTACCGGAGCCAACCTCTTTAGGGAGGAATGGAGTGGGCTGCTGGGGGAGTTGGCGGAGCAAG GCTTGATTGATGCTGATGCTGTGCAGATGTATTCGGCCCTTCACATTGTGGGGATGGTTGGCTCCATTGATAACGACTTTTGTGGAACTGACATGACGATCGGCACTGACTCGGCTCTGCACAGAATCATTGAAGTGGTGGATGCAATTATGACAACTGCACAGAG TCACCAGAGAACATTTGTGTTGGAGGTGATGGGCAGACACTGTGG CTACCTGGCCTTGGTTAGTGCCCTGGCGTGTGGAGCAGACTGGGTGCTGATCCCTGAGATGCCCCCGGAGGACGGCTGGGAGGACAAGATGTGTGAAAAACTATCTGCG ACCCGTTCCAGGGGCACAAGGCTGAACATTATCATAGTTGCAGAGGGAGCCATAGACAGGCATGGGAAGCCCATAACCTCGGGTATAGTCAAGGAT CTTGTTGTCAAATGCCTGGGGTTTGACACACGAGTGACTATCCTAGGGCATGTGCAGAGAGGAGGGACCCCTTCTGCTTTTGACCGCATCCTG GCCAGCCGTATGGGTGTGGAGGCTGTTCTTGCCCTTCTTGAGACCACAGCCAACACGCCAGCCTGCGTGGTCTCTCTGTGCGGTAACCAATCGGTGCGCCTGCCTCTGATGGAGTGTGTACAGATG ACTCAAGAGGTCCAGAGGGCCATGGACGGGAGACGGTTTGAGGAGGCTGTTAAGCTTCGGGGCAG GAGTTTTGAAAACAACCTGAAGACGTACAAACTGCTGGCTCATCGTAAACCAGAATCCGAACTGCCAGTT AGCAACTTCAATGTGGCAGTGCTGAATGTTGGTGCCCCTGCAGCGGGCATGAATGCTGCCGTTCGTTCAGCCGTCAGGGTGGGCATCTCTGAGGGGCACAAGATGTTTGCTGTCAGTGATGGGTTTGAGGGATTCTACAAAGGCCAG ATTAAGGAGATTAAATGGGCTGATGTCGGAGGATGGACGGGACAAGGTGGATCCCTGTTGGGAACCAAAAG AACACTTCCTGCAAAGCATATTGACAAAATTGCTGAGCAGATGCGAAAGCACAATATTAATGCACTCCTAATTGTTGGTGGATTTGAG GCCTTTGAGAGTCTGCTGCAGCTGTATGAGGCTCGCTCTGCCTATGAGGAGCTTTGCATCCCGATGTGTATGCTGCCTGCCACCATAAGTAACAATGTACCGGGCACAGATCTCAGTATCGGGGCAGACACGGCCCTCAATGCCATCGTGGAG ACTTGTGACCGCATCAAGCAGTCGGCCAGTGGGACCAAGAGACGCGTGTTCATCATCGAGACCATGGGAGGCTACTGCGGCTACCTGGCCAGCGTAGGCGGCCTGGCTGCTGGAGCCGATGCTGCCTACATCTACGAGGAGCCATTTGACATCAGAGACTTGCAG GCCAATGTTGAACATTTGACTGAGAAAATGAAGACCAGCATTCAAAGAGGACTGGTCCTCAG gaatgAGAACTGTAATGAAAACTACACTACCGACTTTATCTACCAGCTGTACTCCGAAGAAGGGAGGGGAGTGTTTGACTCCAGGAAGAATGTGCTGGGACACATGCAGCAG GGGGGGGCACCGTCCCCGTTCGACCGTAACTTTGGGACCAAGATCTCTGCCAAGGCGATGCAGTGGATTAGCAAAAAGCTGCTGGAGACATTCAGACACGGTAAG GCCGAGTCTTTGCCAACACCGAGGAGTCCTGCTGTCTGCTGGGGATGCGTCGCAGGGCTCTGGTCTTCCAGCCCGTTGTTCAACTCAAGGACGAGACCGACTTTGT TCACAGGATCCCTAAGGAGCAGTGGTGGTTGA
- the pfkpa gene encoding ATP-dependent 6-phosphofructokinase, platelet type isoform X1, with amino-acid sequence MAQPDGKKIFFENLSGAGKAIAVLTSGGDAQGMNAAVRAVVRMGLYVGAKVYFIHEGYQGMVDGGENIKEATWESVSSMLQVGGTVIGSARCKEFRSHEGRLKAAHNLVQRGITNLCVIGGDGSLTGANLFREEWSGLLGELAEQGLIDADAVQMYSALHIVGMVGSIDNDFCGTDMTIGTDSALHRIIEVVDAIMTTAQSHQRTFVLEVMGRHCGYLALVSALACGADWVLIPEMPPEDGWEDKMCEKLSATRSRGTRLNIIIVAEGAIDRHGKPITSGIVKDLVVKCLGFDTRVTILGHVQRGGTPSAFDRILASRMGVEAVLALLETTANTPACVVSLCGNQSVRLPLMECVQMTQEVQRAMDGRRFEEAVKLRGRSFENNLKTYKLLAHRKPESELPVSNFNVAVLNVGAPAAGMNAAVRSAVRVGISEGHKMFAVSDGFEGFYKGQIKEIKWADVGGWTGQGGSLLGTKRTLPAKHIDKIAEQMRKHNINALLIVGGFEAFESLLQLYEARSAYEELCIPMCMLPATISNNVPGTDLSIGADTALNAIVETCDRIKQSASGTKRRVFIIETMGGYCGYLASVGGLAAGADAAYIYEEPFDIRDLQANVEHLTEKMKTSIQRGLVLRNENCNENYTTDFIYQLYSEEGRGVFDSRKNVLGHMQQGGAPSPFDRNFGTKISAKAMQWISKKLLETFRHDEGRVFANTEESCCLLGMRRRALVFQPVVQLKDETDFVHRIPKEQWWLKLRPLMKILAKYKTTFDVSDSGQLEHVVRNRPKESDASVAM; translated from the exons GGATGAATGCTGCCGTACGTGCCGTGGTTCGAATGGGGTTATATGTGGGAGCAAAAGTGTATTTCATTCATGAG GGCTATCAGGGTATGGTGGACGGTGGCGAGAACATAAAGGAAGCCACATGGGAAAGTGTCTCCAGCATGCTACAAGTG GGTGGGACTGTGATCGGCAGTGCCCGCTGTAAAGAGTTTCGCAGCCACGAGGGTCGCCTAAAGGCAGCTCACAACCTGGTGCAGCGCGGCATCACCAACCTGTGCGTGATTGGTGGAGACGGAAGCCTTACCGGAGCCAACCTCTTTAGGGAGGAATGGAGTGGGCTGCTGGGGGAGTTGGCGGAGCAAG GCTTGATTGATGCTGATGCTGTGCAGATGTATTCGGCCCTTCACATTGTGGGGATGGTTGGCTCCATTGATAACGACTTTTGTGGAACTGACATGACGATCGGCACTGACTCGGCTCTGCACAGAATCATTGAAGTGGTGGATGCAATTATGACAACTGCACAGAG TCACCAGAGAACATTTGTGTTGGAGGTGATGGGCAGACACTGTGG CTACCTGGCCTTGGTTAGTGCCCTGGCGTGTGGAGCAGACTGGGTGCTGATCCCTGAGATGCCCCCGGAGGACGGCTGGGAGGACAAGATGTGTGAAAAACTATCTGCG ACCCGTTCCAGGGGCACAAGGCTGAACATTATCATAGTTGCAGAGGGAGCCATAGACAGGCATGGGAAGCCCATAACCTCGGGTATAGTCAAGGAT CTTGTTGTCAAATGCCTGGGGTTTGACACACGAGTGACTATCCTAGGGCATGTGCAGAGAGGAGGGACCCCTTCTGCTTTTGACCGCATCCTG GCCAGCCGTATGGGTGTGGAGGCTGTTCTTGCCCTTCTTGAGACCACAGCCAACACGCCAGCCTGCGTGGTCTCTCTGTGCGGTAACCAATCGGTGCGCCTGCCTCTGATGGAGTGTGTACAGATG ACTCAAGAGGTCCAGAGGGCCATGGACGGGAGACGGTTTGAGGAGGCTGTTAAGCTTCGGGGCAG GAGTTTTGAAAACAACCTGAAGACGTACAAACTGCTGGCTCATCGTAAACCAGAATCCGAACTGCCAGTT AGCAACTTCAATGTGGCAGTGCTGAATGTTGGTGCCCCTGCAGCGGGCATGAATGCTGCCGTTCGTTCAGCCGTCAGGGTGGGCATCTCTGAGGGGCACAAGATGTTTGCTGTCAGTGATGGGTTTGAGGGATTCTACAAAGGCCAG ATTAAGGAGATTAAATGGGCTGATGTCGGAGGATGGACGGGACAAGGTGGATCCCTGTTGGGAACCAAAAG AACACTTCCTGCAAAGCATATTGACAAAATTGCTGAGCAGATGCGAAAGCACAATATTAATGCACTCCTAATTGTTGGTGGATTTGAG GCCTTTGAGAGTCTGCTGCAGCTGTATGAGGCTCGCTCTGCCTATGAGGAGCTTTGCATCCCGATGTGTATGCTGCCTGCCACCATAAGTAACAATGTACCGGGCACAGATCTCAGTATCGGGGCAGACACGGCCCTCAATGCCATCGTGGAG ACTTGTGACCGCATCAAGCAGTCGGCCAGTGGGACCAAGAGACGCGTGTTCATCATCGAGACCATGGGAGGCTACTGCGGCTACCTGGCCAGCGTAGGCGGCCTGGCTGCTGGAGCCGATGCTGCCTACATCTACGAGGAGCCATTTGACATCAGAGACTTGCAG GCCAATGTTGAACATTTGACTGAGAAAATGAAGACCAGCATTCAAAGAGGACTGGTCCTCAG gaatgAGAACTGTAATGAAAACTACACTACCGACTTTATCTACCAGCTGTACTCCGAAGAAGGGAGGGGAGTGTTTGACTCCAGGAAGAATGTGCTGGGACACATGCAGCAG GGGGGGGCACCGTCCCCGTTCGACCGTAACTTTGGGACCAAGATCTCTGCCAAGGCGATGCAGTGGATTAGCAAAAAGCTGCTGGAGACATTCAGACACG ACGAag GCCGAGTCTTTGCCAACACCGAGGAGTCCTGCTGTCTGCTGGGGATGCGTCGCAGGGCTCTGGTCTTCCAGCCCGTTGTTCAACTCAAGGACGAGACCGACTTTGT TCACAGGATCCCTAAGGAGCAGTGGTGGTTGAAGCTGCGTCCCCTGATGAAGATCCTCGCCAAGTACAAGACAACCTTCGACGTGTCCGACTCCGGACAGCTGGAGCACGTCGTACGCAACCGGCCTAAAGAGTCCGACGCTTCAGTAGCCATGTGA